Proteins from a genomic interval of Fuerstiella sp.:
- a CDS encoding aminotransferase class V-fold PLP-dependent enzyme has product MGISSDFHQYLTQPISNLEELRGLMPIVNEPGLYLDHAAAGVLPSPTVDAMSSRILSAATHGIRHWNLWQKTVQRTRRLMAELIGGHEDEVAFVANTADAAGTVAEGFHWQEGDNVVLSAGEFPSNRFPWLNLKRRGVEVRQVNAPDDPQQFLASLDKACDSKTRIVTCSWVDYSTGVRREPAQLAEVAHRHGALLVLDAIQALGVFPIDMDADNIDVLVADSRKWLLGPDGAGILVVRRNQQNRLEITRPGWASAVNPLQFGAKELTLSNTATRFESGMHNTFGLTGLHASLRLLREIPATSRAEHLLTVRSQFNEAIRTAGLECANRPRQVQSGILTFTHPQLETIVLIRQLRRHNITVSLKHDHVRISPHLYNNSNDVRQFADALSDTNK; this is encoded by the coding sequence GTGGGTATTTCGTCTGACTTCCACCAGTATCTGACGCAACCAATCAGCAATCTGGAAGAACTCCGGGGACTGATGCCGATCGTCAACGAGCCAGGCCTGTATTTGGACCACGCGGCAGCCGGTGTCCTGCCAAGCCCTACAGTCGATGCAATGTCCAGCCGAATTCTAAGCGCGGCTACACACGGGATTCGTCACTGGAATCTCTGGCAAAAGACAGTCCAGCGAACACGCAGGCTAATGGCAGAACTCATCGGAGGCCACGAAGATGAAGTCGCATTCGTTGCAAATACGGCAGATGCCGCAGGAACCGTGGCGGAAGGATTTCACTGGCAGGAGGGAGACAACGTCGTCCTTTCCGCCGGAGAATTTCCCAGCAATCGATTCCCGTGGCTGAATCTGAAGCGTCGAGGCGTTGAAGTCCGCCAGGTAAATGCTCCTGATGATCCGCAACAGTTCCTCGCTTCGCTGGACAAAGCATGTGATTCCAAGACACGTATCGTCACCTGCAGCTGGGTCGACTATTCCACAGGCGTTCGGCGTGAACCGGCACAACTGGCGGAAGTCGCTCACCGACACGGTGCCCTGCTGGTACTGGATGCCATTCAGGCCCTTGGTGTGTTTCCGATCGATATGGATGCCGACAATATCGACGTACTGGTCGCCGACAGCCGAAAATGGCTGCTGGGTCCGGATGGCGCCGGAATCCTTGTCGTTCGACGAAATCAGCAGAATCGCCTTGAGATCACTCGCCCCGGCTGGGCCAGTGCAGTGAATCCTCTGCAGTTTGGGGCAAAGGAACTGACACTGAGTAACACTGCGACTCGTTTTGAATCGGGAATGCACAACACTTTTGGACTCACGGGACTGCATGCCAGCCTGCGACTCCTCAGAGAAATCCCTGCAACAAGCCGCGCCGAACACCTGCTGACCGTGCGCAGTCAATTCAATGAGGCGATACGTACTGCCGGACTGGAATGCGCAAACCGGCCCAGGCAGGTTCAGTCGGGCATTTTGACCTTCACACATCCACAGCTGGAAACGATCGTGCTGATTCGCCAACTGCGACGACACAACATCACAGTCAGTCTGAAGCACGACCACGTGCGGATCAGCCCCCACCTGTACAACAATTCAAACGACGTACGGCAGTTCGCAGATGCGTTGTCTGATACGAACAAGTGA
- a CDS encoding alkaline phosphatase D family protein has product MNNLRPVLFLLLPLLLCLPVAAQHDPERNAVRYIASGAFDKALAELEKGDRPTSETHYVRMLIALGQHQTDQALQHAGDALEAGLPFERLVAGPRMLLAPLYGTDQYREWTRQNSSLRILHGPMLGAIRSDSALIWLRTAKQSSVQVRVMDAQSSRLISTSEEVVAKQESDFTAVVKLTGLKQDHAYRYEIQIDGEPTPVPNTRFRTYPIKGTAASFAVGFGGGAGFVPKWESMWDTVLESRPAAFLMLGDNVYIDDPTHLLTNHYCYYRRQSRPEWRRFTATTGMYSIYDDHDFGLNDCVPGAEIEKPVWKRTVWNTFRQNWVNASYGGGENQPGCWQDFTIGDVHFILLDGRYYRSREGEPTMLGSAQKKWLLETLAGSKGTFKVLASPVPWTAGVKPGSRDTWDGYAKEREEIFSFVETKKINGLFLVAADRHRTDLRVTSRPGGYDLYELESSRLTNRHTHDVVKTPGLIWGYNKMCSFALMRFDTTIADPTVTFEAISIDGEKIHTHQLRLSQLTRK; this is encoded by the coding sequence ATGAACAATCTGCGACCTGTGCTGTTTTTGCTGCTCCCCCTGCTTCTTTGTTTGCCCGTTGCTGCCCAGCATGATCCCGAGCGAAATGCCGTTCGATATATCGCGAGCGGAGCCTTTGACAAAGCGCTGGCGGAACTGGAAAAGGGAGACCGGCCAACCTCCGAGACACACTATGTTCGTATGCTGATCGCTCTGGGGCAGCACCAAACGGACCAGGCCCTACAGCATGCCGGGGATGCGCTGGAAGCCGGTCTTCCTTTCGAACGCCTGGTGGCCGGGCCACGTATGCTGCTGGCCCCACTCTATGGGACCGATCAGTACCGCGAGTGGACCAGGCAAAACAGTTCGCTGCGAATACTACACGGCCCGATGCTCGGCGCGATTCGCAGTGATTCCGCCTTGATCTGGCTACGGACAGCGAAACAGTCATCTGTCCAGGTTCGGGTTATGGATGCACAGAGCAGCAGGCTAATCAGCACGTCTGAGGAAGTGGTTGCCAAACAAGAAAGTGATTTTACGGCCGTGGTCAAACTGACGGGTCTGAAGCAAGATCACGCCTATCGTTACGAGATCCAGATTGATGGCGAGCCGACACCAGTCCCGAACACCCGCTTTCGGACCTATCCGATAAAAGGAACGGCTGCCAGTTTCGCAGTCGGCTTTGGCGGTGGTGCCGGGTTTGTTCCGAAGTGGGAATCTATGTGGGACACGGTACTGGAATCACGGCCGGCCGCCTTCCTGATGCTCGGTGACAACGTTTACATCGATGACCCGACTCATCTGCTGACGAATCACTATTGTTATTATCGCCGCCAGTCCCGGCCCGAGTGGCGGCGCTTCACTGCGACCACCGGTATGTACTCGATCTACGATGACCATGATTTCGGACTGAACGACTGTGTGCCGGGTGCTGAGATCGAGAAGCCGGTCTGGAAACGGACGGTCTGGAATACCTTCCGGCAAAACTGGGTCAACGCTTCCTATGGCGGCGGCGAAAACCAACCGGGGTGCTGGCAGGATTTCACGATTGGTGATGTGCATTTCATTCTGCTTGACGGCCGCTATTACCGTAGCCGTGAGGGAGAACCGACAATGCTCGGCTCGGCACAGAAAAAATGGCTGCTTGAAACTCTCGCCGGCTCAAAGGGGACCTTCAAGGTGCTTGCCTCACCGGTCCCGTGGACCGCCGGAGTCAAGCCGGGCAGCCGGGACACCTGGGACGGTTACGCCAAGGAACGTGAAGAGATTTTTTCTTTCGTGGAAACAAAGAAAATAAACGGTCTGTTTCTCGTCGCGGCGGATCGACACCGGACGGACCTGCGAGTGACCTCGCGACCCGGGGGCTATGACCTTTACGAGCTGGAAAGTTCCAGACTGACCAACCGTCACACTCACGATGTGGTGAAAACACCCGGGCTGATCTGGGGCTACAACAAGATGTGCTCCTTTGCACTGATGCGATTTGATACAACCATTGCGGACCCCACCGTGACTTTCGAAGCGATCTCAATTGACGGTGAGAAGATTCACACTCACCAGCTCAGGCTGAGCCAGCTGACCCGTAAGTAA
- a CDS encoding excinuclease ABC subunit UvrA yields MTHIDLEGVRVHNLRGISVRMPHNAVIVICGVSGSGKSSLAFDTLYAEGQRRYVETFSSHARQFLNQLERPDFDRIEGIPPAIAVRQQRRLVNALSTVGSRTEILRYLQLLFAQTGVRHCPGCKNSLRTWTPDSVAQSVSSLSTSARAMIALIPQPQTHVDEFIRLGFTRGIMRHRSVRLEDIPASVDMTQLLVVVDRVQCRDQDRERISEATQQAFNQGEACHILMESSDGEIMVDDRRYHRTVYFESCFCPDCQIDFPPVTQDLLSFHTAAGACAECQGTGTVVNQVLTSCSACHGTRLNRFGRSVWLNGANLPELLKCECGDLIVWLNNVQQCLSEAKCRSLVTVFQQLRRRLQFLTEMGLGYLSLDRTLMTLSGGEARRVVLTSVLGSGMTNTLYVLDEPTSGMHETDIAHVIEAIRRLQMSGNTVVVVEHDLDVIRSADLVIELGPQAGQDGGDIVFAGQPRALRNADTHTGQVLREANVVEERPPQTGQPDKDVKDRHWLKIRNIQCHNIHGADVDLPLQKLCVVTGVSGSGKSSLIVDALYPELKRLLANDLHFHDPFCEVADGAQYLGEVQLLEQNPLQRSSRSIPATYLGAFDEIRRLLAGTHEARKRNFTPGTFSFNSSQGGRCEQCHGHGSVTIDMQFLADVEATCENCQGRRFRGDVLEIRYRDRSVDEVLEMTAENAFLFFSGHHRIQRALNGLRQIGLGYLRLGQPLSTLSGGEAQRLRIAALLAGVRDSRKSGKGSGSLEQHGETGTLFILDEPSNGLHAHDSDLLMTCLQQLVQVGHTVVLIEHDRRLIRQCDYRIEMGPGAGKNGGQVMGAAPVS; encoded by the coding sequence ATGACACATATCGATCTGGAAGGAGTGCGGGTTCACAACCTTCGCGGGATCAGTGTCCGGATGCCTCATAATGCCGTGATCGTCATCTGTGGTGTCAGTGGTTCAGGAAAAAGCAGCCTGGCGTTCGATACGCTGTATGCGGAAGGGCAACGCCGCTATGTCGAAACATTCTCATCCCACGCTCGACAGTTTCTGAATCAGCTGGAAAGGCCGGACTTCGATCGAATCGAAGGGATTCCACCGGCTATCGCTGTGCGGCAGCAGCGGCGACTTGTGAACGCTCTGAGTACGGTCGGGTCACGAACAGAGATTTTGCGATATCTGCAGCTGCTGTTTGCTCAAACCGGAGTCCGGCACTGTCCTGGGTGCAAAAATTCTTTACGGACCTGGACACCCGACAGTGTGGCGCAGAGTGTAAGCAGTCTCAGTACATCGGCTCGTGCCATGATTGCACTGATACCTCAACCGCAGACACATGTCGACGAGTTCATTCGCCTGGGGTTTACTCGAGGTATTATGAGGCACAGAAGCGTCCGCCTGGAAGACATACCGGCTTCTGTCGATATGACACAGTTGCTGGTTGTTGTTGATCGGGTTCAATGTCGTGATCAGGATCGTGAGCGTATATCGGAAGCAACCCAACAGGCATTCAATCAGGGGGAGGCGTGTCATATTCTGATGGAATCATCAGACGGAGAAATTATGGTGGACGACCGTCGGTATCATCGCACGGTCTATTTTGAATCCTGTTTTTGTCCTGACTGTCAGATTGATTTTCCGCCGGTGACTCAGGATTTGCTGAGTTTTCATACGGCTGCAGGAGCCTGTGCCGAGTGTCAGGGGACCGGCACGGTGGTCAACCAGGTGCTGACGTCGTGTTCGGCGTGTCACGGTACGCGACTCAACCGATTTGGACGGTCTGTGTGGCTGAACGGGGCGAATCTGCCTGAACTGCTGAAGTGCGAATGTGGTGATTTGATTGTCTGGCTCAACAATGTTCAGCAATGTCTGTCAGAAGCGAAATGTCGGTCGTTGGTCACAGTCTTTCAGCAGCTTCGGCGGCGTCTGCAGTTCCTGACGGAGATGGGACTGGGATATCTTTCACTTGACCGCACACTGATGACATTGTCGGGAGGTGAAGCGCGTCGAGTCGTTTTGACCTCTGTGCTGGGCAGCGGTATGACCAATACGCTGTATGTTCTCGATGAACCGACCAGTGGTATGCATGAAACCGACATCGCACACGTGATTGAAGCCATCCGTCGATTGCAGATGTCCGGCAATACGGTTGTGGTTGTTGAGCACGATCTGGATGTGATTCGCAGCGCTGATTTGGTCATTGAGCTGGGGCCTCAGGCCGGTCAGGACGGTGGCGACATTGTTTTCGCGGGACAACCGCGTGCTCTGAGGAATGCAGATACTCATACAGGCCAGGTACTGCGGGAAGCCAATGTCGTTGAAGAGCGGCCACCGCAAACAGGGCAGCCTGATAAAGATGTTAAAGATCGGCACTGGCTTAAGATCAGAAATATACAGTGTCACAACATCCACGGGGCCGATGTGGATCTGCCGCTGCAGAAATTATGCGTGGTGACCGGAGTGAGCGGCAGCGGCAAGAGTTCCCTGATCGTCGATGCCCTGTATCCGGAGTTAAAACGTTTACTGGCAAACGATCTGCATTTCCACGATCCGTTCTGCGAAGTTGCAGACGGAGCTCAGTATCTCGGTGAAGTACAGCTGCTCGAACAAAATCCGTTACAGCGTTCCAGTCGAAGCATACCGGCAACATATCTTGGCGCATTTGATGAGATCCGCAGATTGCTGGCGGGTACACACGAAGCACGCAAACGGAACTTCACGCCCGGAACCTTCAGTTTCAATTCCTCTCAGGGTGGACGCTGTGAGCAGTGTCACGGGCATGGTTCGGTTACGATCGACATGCAGTTTCTTGCTGATGTCGAAGCGACTTGTGAAAACTGCCAGGGGCGTCGATTTCGCGGTGATGTGCTTGAGATTCGATATCGGGATCGTTCTGTGGATGAAGTTCTGGAGATGACTGCCGAAAATGCATTTTTGTTCTTCAGCGGACACCACCGAATCCAGAGAGCATTGAATGGTCTGCGTCAGATTGGTCTCGGTTATCTGAGACTGGGACAGCCGTTGTCGACTCTGTCGGGTGGCGAAGCTCAGCGATTGAGGATTGCAGCACTCCTGGCCGGAGTCCGTGATTCCAGGAAATCGGGAAAAGGGTCGGGAAGCCTGGAGCAGCACGGGGAAACAGGAACGTTATTTATTCTGGATGAACCATCGAACGGCCTGCATGCGCATGATTCAGATCTGTTGATGACCTGCCTGCAGCAGCTGGTTCAGGTCGGTCACACTGTTGTATTGATCGAGCATGACCGGCGTTTAATTCGTCAATGCGATTATCGGATCGAAATGGGTCCGGGAGCGGGAAAGAATGGCGGTCAGGTGATGGGTGCAGCACCGGTGTCATAG
- a CDS encoding fuconate dehydratase, which translates to MPTTITGFDTFDLRFPTSQHLDGSDAMNPDPDYSAAYVVLKTSSDQLSGHGMTFTIGRGNELCVAGIQSLASLLTGTTVESLMAEPLTLYRKMTADSQLRWLGPEKGVIHLAAAAVINAVWDLWCQINERPLWRLIAEMTPEQIAACVDFRYLTQCLNRSQATEILNSRENGKQQRIEELLEHGFPSYTTSAGWLGYSDDDLRSKCADLKNRGWNHFKIKVGRELEDDRRRCGLLRSELGPEARMMVDANQMWDVPEAIEWIQQLKEFDLWFVEEPTYPDDILGHAEISKAVAPVRIATGEMCHNRIMFRQFMEAGGMQVCQLDSCRLGGVNEVLAVMLLAERFGIPVCPHAGGVGLCEYVQHLTMIDYICVSGTQEDRIAEYSDHLHEHLRHPVTMKNGRYMPPENSGYSVEFLDSAINEFSYLP; encoded by the coding sequence ATGCCCACAACGATTACCGGCTTTGACACATTTGACCTTCGATTTCCCACGTCACAGCATCTGGATGGTTCCGATGCCATGAATCCGGATCCTGATTATTCGGCGGCCTATGTGGTCTTGAAAACGTCGTCTGACCAGCTCAGCGGCCATGGAATGACGTTTACGATTGGACGGGGTAACGAACTGTGTGTGGCGGGAATCCAGTCACTCGCGTCGCTGCTGACCGGAACCACCGTCGAATCGCTGATGGCAGAACCGTTAACTTTGTACCGGAAGATGACCGCAGACAGTCAGTTGCGATGGCTGGGCCCGGAGAAGGGCGTCATTCATTTGGCGGCAGCTGCAGTCATCAATGCGGTCTGGGATCTTTGGTGCCAGATCAATGAACGGCCGCTTTGGCGTCTCATCGCAGAAATGACGCCGGAGCAGATCGCGGCCTGTGTGGACTTTCGTTATCTCACTCAGTGTCTTAACAGGAGCCAGGCAACAGAGATCCTTAACTCGCGAGAAAATGGTAAACAGCAACGAATCGAAGAACTGCTGGAACACGGGTTTCCCAGCTACACCACATCTGCCGGGTGGCTTGGTTACAGTGACGATGATCTCCGGTCCAAATGTGCGGACCTGAAGAATCGCGGCTGGAATCATTTCAAGATCAAAGTGGGCCGCGAACTGGAAGATGATCGGCGACGTTGTGGGCTGCTGCGTTCCGAACTGGGGCCGGAGGCTCGCATGATGGTCGATGCCAATCAGATGTGGGACGTTCCGGAAGCAATCGAATGGATTCAGCAGCTGAAGGAATTCGATCTGTGGTTCGTCGAAGAACCGACTTATCCCGATGACATTCTGGGCCACGCAGAAATCTCCAAGGCCGTTGCACCGGTACGAATCGCAACCGGCGAGATGTGTCATAACCGCATCATGTTTCGGCAGTTCATGGAAGCCGGAGGGATGCAGGTTTGTCAGCTGGACAGCTGCCGTCTGGGGGGGGTCAATGAGGTGCTTGCGGTCATGCTGCTGGCCGAACGATTTGGTATCCCCGTGTGTCCTCACGCCGGTGGGGTGGGCCTGTGCGAGTATGTCCAGCACCTGACAATGATTGACTACATCTGCGTTTCCGGCACTCAGGAGGATCGGATTGCGGAGTATTCTGATCACCTGCACGAGCATTTGCGGCATCCCGTTACGATGAAGAACGGTCGCTACATGCCACCGGAGAATTCCGGATACAGCGTGGAGTTTCTCGATTCAGCGATCAATGAATTTTCGTATTTGCCTTAA
- a CDS encoding DUF309 domain-containing protein yields the protein MTFYTGLVVLFDPNDPRIDHGIRLFNEREFFECHDVFEDFWSELIGPEKTFFHGLIHAAVCLFHFEGGNLGGARRMYGSCVAYLQTFEPEFCGVDVTGLLKDLEFCLEDLLAAHDGYPHGVTLRSSRIPYIRRSSKSSNRN from the coding sequence ATGACGTTTTACACAGGTCTCGTCGTGTTGTTCGATCCCAATGATCCCCGCATCGACCATGGAATTCGTCTGTTCAACGAACGTGAGTTCTTTGAATGCCACGACGTTTTCGAAGACTTTTGGTCTGAACTTATTGGTCCGGAAAAAACGTTCTTTCACGGACTGATTCACGCTGCCGTTTGTTTGTTCCATTTCGAAGGTGGAAATCTTGGTGGTGCCCGCAGGATGTACGGAAGCTGTGTTGCTTACCTGCAGACATTCGAGCCTGAATTTTGTGGTGTTGACGTCACTGGATTGCTTAAAGATCTGGAATTCTGCCTTGAAGATTTGCTGGCAGCACACGATGGTTATCCTCACGGAGTTACACTACGGTCTTCACGTATCCCGTACATTCGTCGTTCTTCAAAGTCTTCCAACCGCAATTAG
- a CDS encoding aldolase/citrate lyase family protein, giving the protein MAKSKTGAMRNRSTSPTRQPGRDLKQALSSDRVLVGGILTEYARPSLVKLYVQAGFDFLYIEYEHGFFDPTTLADTVLCARDNGLPVIAKTPQLERAEVAKLLECGVVGIQLPRTESRAEIETLRSYVKFPPAGTRAIAPGYGSSGYLQPPDWKTWMAEQDEETAIVVHIETRRAYENAEEIVSTPGVDMVYVGPGDFSIEMGQPGDYDHPDVAGPMQEINDLCRKHNVAFGTTASDSDAARQWISRGARFFEAIDELSLISAGATRLVDEYRVMSGEQQPQA; this is encoded by the coding sequence ATGGCGAAATCAAAAACCGGAGCAATGCGAAATCGCAGCACTTCTCCGACCCGTCAACCCGGACGTGATCTCAAACAGGCATTGAGCAGCGACCGGGTGCTGGTTGGTGGAATACTCACCGAATATGCTCGACCGTCACTGGTCAAGCTGTATGTACAGGCTGGCTTTGACTTTCTTTACATCGAATACGAGCATGGATTCTTCGATCCAACGACACTGGCGGACACTGTTTTGTGTGCTCGGGACAACGGTCTGCCGGTGATTGCCAAGACACCGCAACTGGAACGAGCCGAAGTTGCAAAATTACTTGAATGCGGTGTGGTCGGCATTCAGCTTCCCAGAACCGAAAGTCGCGCCGAAATTGAGACACTTCGAAGCTATGTCAAATTTCCACCTGCCGGGACGCGGGCGATTGCCCCGGGCTATGGAAGCAGTGGCTATCTCCAGCCACCCGACTGGAAGACGTGGATGGCTGAACAGGACGAAGAAACTGCAATCGTCGTTCACATTGAAACTCGTCGGGCTTATGAGAACGCGGAAGAGATTGTCAGCACGCCCGGCGTTGATATGGTTTATGTGGGGCCAGGCGATTTTTCGATTGAAATGGGTCAGCCTGGCGATTACGACCATCCCGACGTAGCCGGACCCATGCAGGAGATCAATGATCTGTGCAGGAAACACAATGTGGCGTTCGGAACCACAGCATCTGACAGTGATGCGGCTCGGCAATGGATCAGTCGGGGAGCACGATTCTTTGAAGCCATCGATGAATTGTCTTTGATCTCAGCGGGCGCAACCAGGCTTGTGGATGAATATCGTGTGATGTCCGGCGAGCAGCAGCCGCAGGCCTGA
- a CDS encoding Nramp family divalent metal transporter, with amino-acid sequence MTNSSTNEQTAGEPPRTFSEYMRSFGPGIVVVLTWLGAGDIVDMGVAGSNYGYSLMWVLVLAVVMRFLFVSLIAKYQLCNQHSEGVLDGLVRLHPWYAPGLLLSAVVMGHVYGSYMTVGVGEACRNVTGLGEVWHWAVLWNGIAVVLIFQPAYSRIENSFKVFLALLSVSFLGTAIWIGPSPEGIVQGLYRMELPDQAGEFNPWLVATAMIGAVGGSLMNLVYPYFLDAKGWRGPQFRRVQLYDFLLAVFVMILLNLAVWTLGAELLHPKGETIEKMDDLPRLLSKILGPNGRVLFYLGVFSAVYTSLVGHAMGLGYLGTHALMRWQGAEGNHTQAGYREHPVYRWIALWCLISPLIWTVPGMPGFVKLTLVANSAQVVLLPLIAGGLWCITAKAPYIGSKYKNRWWENLVMGGLFVLAVWGGYKSIESLLSSL; translated from the coding sequence ATGACGAATTCATCCACGAACGAACAAACAGCAGGAGAGCCACCTCGCACATTTTCTGAATACATGCGGTCGTTTGGACCGGGAATCGTCGTCGTGCTGACCTGGCTGGGAGCGGGTGATATCGTCGACATGGGCGTTGCCGGCAGCAACTATGGCTACTCACTGATGTGGGTACTTGTTCTCGCGGTCGTCATGCGATTTCTGTTTGTCTCGTTGATTGCCAAGTACCAGTTGTGTAATCAGCATTCGGAAGGGGTCCTTGATGGCCTCGTTCGATTACATCCATGGTACGCACCGGGGCTCCTGCTGTCTGCTGTGGTAATGGGACACGTCTACGGATCGTACATGACCGTTGGAGTCGGCGAAGCGTGTCGCAACGTCACTGGTCTCGGCGAGGTCTGGCATTGGGCCGTCCTGTGGAATGGCATTGCTGTGGTGTTGATCTTCCAGCCAGCGTACAGCCGCATCGAAAACAGCTTCAAGGTTTTTCTTGCGCTGTTGTCCGTATCGTTCCTGGGAACAGCCATCTGGATTGGGCCCAGTCCTGAAGGCATCGTGCAGGGATTATACCGCATGGAGCTTCCGGATCAGGCCGGCGAATTTAATCCGTGGCTTGTTGCAACCGCAATGATCGGCGCTGTCGGTGGCTCTCTGATGAATCTGGTCTATCCATATTTTCTGGATGCCAAGGGGTGGCGCGGCCCGCAGTTTCGACGCGTCCAGCTTTATGACTTTCTCCTGGCGGTGTTCGTTATGATCCTGCTCAATCTGGCGGTATGGACACTGGGTGCTGAACTGCTCCATCCCAAGGGAGAGACCATCGAAAAAATGGACGATCTGCCGCGACTGTTGAGTAAAATTCTGGGTCCAAACGGGCGTGTACTGTTCTACCTTGGAGTGTTCTCCGCGGTCTATACCTCGCTGGTTGGCCACGCGATGGGCCTCGGTTATCTCGGGACGCACGCCCTGATGAGATGGCAGGGTGCCGAAGGGAACCACACACAGGCGGGCTACCGTGAGCATCCGGTGTATCGCTGGATCGCTCTATGGTGTCTGATTTCACCACTCATCTGGACCGTTCCCGGAATGCCCGGATTCGTCAAGCTGACTCTGGTGGCTAACAGCGCTCAGGTTGTACTGTTGCCTTTAATTGCCGGCGGCTTGTGGTGTATCACAGCCAAGGCTCCGTATATTGGCAGCAAATATAAGAATCGCTGGTGGGAAAACCTCGTGATGGGCGGATTATTTGTTCTCGCGGTCTGGGGCGGATACAAATCAATTGAGTCACTCTTGTCGTCGCTGTGA
- a CDS encoding MBL fold metallo-hydrolase has protein sequence MPAITFLFSFRLAQISGVAAAMLAFLVMWMPSVSGADTDGRLDIYFIDVEGGACTLFVSPSGESLIIDSGYPDNNGRDLNRILHVVRDVAGVNEVDHAAVTHWHLDHYGNHAALSTKIRINNFWDRGIPDVLSEDAQFVTRVANYRSASQNASMSLKAGDSLPLKSGKTPYGIRILTASREVISNNGKPNPYADLHVPQAEDTTDNAASLSFLLTFGEFRFLCCGDLTWNIEAKLMMPNNPIGQVDMFMVTHHGLPSSNNPVLVRAIDPRVAVMCNGPTKGGAEGVIRTLRECESLETLYQLHRNVKLEPGLQTPPSFIANSGPTQGCQGVWIKASVAPGGREYTVQIGPEGKPRQYLSR, from the coding sequence ATGCCTGCGATTACTTTCCTGTTTTCGTTTCGACTCGCTCAAATTTCCGGAGTTGCGGCAGCGATGCTGGCGTTCCTTGTGATGTGGATGCCGTCTGTGTCCGGGGCGGACACGGATGGTCGTCTGGACATCTACTTTATTGATGTCGAGGGCGGTGCCTGTACACTTTTTGTGTCACCGTCGGGAGAATCGCTGATCATCGATTCGGGTTACCCGGATAACAATGGCCGTGATCTCAACCGGATTCTGCACGTGGTCCGTGATGTGGCAGGGGTGAACGAAGTCGACCACGCGGCCGTGACACACTGGCATCTTGATCACTACGGTAACCACGCCGCACTGTCGACCAAAATCAGAATCAACAACTTTTGGGATCGTGGTATCCCGGATGTACTGTCGGAGGATGCCCAGTTTGTGACTCGGGTCGCTAACTATCGATCTGCGTCGCAGAATGCATCAATGTCCCTGAAGGCTGGTGACAGCCTGCCTTTGAAATCAGGCAAGACGCCGTACGGGATTCGAATCCTGACAGCAAGTCGTGAAGTGATCTCAAATAATGGCAAGCCTAATCCTTATGCAGATCTACATGTGCCGCAGGCGGAGGACACGACTGATAACGCAGCCAGTCTCAGTTTCCTGCTGACGTTTGGTGAATTTCGATTTCTTTGTTGTGGTGATCTGACATGGAACATCGAAGCAAAATTGATGATGCCGAACAATCCGATTGGTCAGGTGGATATGTTTATGGTCACTCATCACGGATTGCCTTCGAGCAATAACCCTGTGCTGGTTCGGGCCATTGATCCACGGGTAGCTGTTATGTGTAACGGGCCGACCAAGGGCGGTGCTGAAGGAGTGATCCGCACATTGCGGGAGTGCGAATCTCTGGAGACGCTTTATCAGCTGCATCGCAATGTCAAGCTCGAGCCAGGGTTACAAACACCGCCAAGTTTTATTGCCAATTCCGGTCCAACTCAGGGGTGCCAGGGGGTGTGGATCAAGGCGAGTGTCGCGCCGGGAGGCAGGGAATACACCGTGCAGATCGGCCCCGAAGGCAAACCGCGTCAGTACCTTTCTCGCTAA